The Silene latifolia isolate original U9 population chromosome Y, ASM4854445v1, whole genome shotgun sequence sequence GAAATTATAGAGAGGATTTGTGAGGATTGTAATACAAATGAATAAATGTAAACTGAATGACTCAAGGCCTATTTATAGTAATATATAAATGATCATTGCCAACTAATTTTAACTAACTGCCTCCAGCTGTATTTGTGGAATTCTGTTAGGGATCTGTTATGGCGCCAACTCAGCAGTTTGTTAGGTGAGTTAGTTAGGTTCAGGACAGTAAGCAACCGCACAAACTACAAACAAAACTTCAATTCAATTTTAACCCGTACGATGCATTACTTGAGTAATCAGAATATCAGATACTATATtatagggtgtgtttggattgaaggaattggaggtaaaagaaagggaaggagagtaggggatttaataTCGCttatttggatagcaaataagggggaaaggaaatggagggatccattttttCTCCtctaagcctaatcaaaatctctccacaatagacaAGATTTGAAGGGAAatgtatccaaacaaccacactccattcccccccccccctccccaccGCCGTTTCCCTtctctccttccccctcccctccctttcctgatacttttgctatccaaaccaCACTCCATTCCCCCCCTCCCCCCCGTTTCCCTTCTCTCCTTCCCCCTGCCCTCCCTTTCCTgatacttttgctatccaaacactcCCTTAATGTACTTCATAGGAAaaaaagggaggggagggggatagAGGGAAAGGAAACAGAGAGGAGGGAGAATGAGAAATGGTTGTTTGAAtacattttccctccaaatcttgcctatgttgaagagattttgatttgcTTTGGAGGGGGGAAAATGCATTCCTCCAAATCCCTCCCCATCTATATCCCTCCACGCTTATTTGGtatccaaacaaaggattttAAATCCCTTACTCTCTCCccctttcctttccctccaaatctttcaaTCCAAACAAgccctaagggtgtgtttggataagaCAAAAGGAGGGAAAGGGATGGGTGGGGGAAGGTGAGAAAGGAAAGGAAGAGGAAGGGAgaggagggagaatggaggaggtgATTTTGCCTCCAAATATTGCCTATGttggtggggaaataatttgccttgtatgaggaaaatggagggatccaatttccaTCCCCTCCAAATCCTTCTACCTTTATTTTGCTAACTAAACAATGGATTTCTTGTCCTTCTAATTtcctcccctctctttccctccaaatcatTCAATCCAAACATACCCTAAGTGATCAATATAGCACCACACACAAGTAACTTTCAAAGAAAATTAATCATTTCTTGAAATGCTCTACAGATTACAACACTGTACGCAAAGTTCGCTTATATTAGATACTAGCTCATTGCTATACATACCAACCATAGCCCATAACCTATCATCGCTGACATTTATCCAAATAGAATCATGGATACGCAACAGGAAAGGCGAGGCCAACAAGAAGAAAATTGTAGCCTACATTGAAAAAGATGATGTGCTTACAAGTTACATTTTCCGTATCAGCAGCAGTTCCAGCCCCACAACAATATATTTTTGGTGCCATGTAATTGATTTTTTCACAGTTCTTGTCAGCAACAATAGGGCCTTCCGTCGCTCTTGTATCAGCTCCAAGAATAACACCATCCTAGATAAATTATCTGGTTTTAATTATGGGTCCACCACACCATGTTATTCAACCAACAATTCTGCGTAACTTAAGTATATTAGTTCTCGTCTTATAGTGCAATTATGGACTTGTGAATAATATATACACGGGCACCAATAGATGCCCAGTCTCTTCAACATTAGTCAGCTAATTTTTACAAACATCACATGTAAAAAGATAATTGCTTTCCAATTTCTCTTATCCATATAACAATCCAGCAAGAAAGAAAACAAGCAACTGCAAGATGTATCGTACACAGACAAAACTATAGTTATTCATCATTAACTACAAATCAAAGCAGAAACCTTTATTATAAGTTTACAATTCATACTCATTTTATAAGAACATTGTTATAAGACTACGAAGCATTACGCATTTTCTACAAGGCTCCATATAATCACACTCTATTCTGATGTAGTAATCTTAAACTGAGTCGCTTGTCACGGTTGGCTTCATGTCCAACGGAGGTTCATGTGTTGGGCGCGCTTTAAAGCTCAAAGAATCAAGTTTCATGGAAAAATCTAGAAGATTATAGAAGCATCTGGAAATGACTAGAGTGTCCTAAAAGTTTACAGAACATGGTAGTCTTCTAGAAAATTCTATAGGggtccggaatattctagaatagTGTAGAGTAATCTAGAGTATTCTAACAGtgtctagaatattctagaatagAGGGGAGTCTTCTGGGTTGTTCTAGATTGTTCTAGTGCATACTAGAATTGTCTAGAAGGGTCCAGAATGTTCTAGTAGGTACTAGAACATTCATGTACGTGGTAGAGATATCTAGTAGTGGCTGGGGAACATTCTGGAAGTTTCTGGGGTTGTGATGTCTGGAGCTAAGGTTCCGTTTCTAGAGAGTTCTATAGGAGTAGTATAAATAAGGGTAAGAGGCATCATTTGCCAACCATCCTACCAAACACACACACCAAACATTGTATCCAAGTCTTGTAATTCTCTTAAAGTATTCAAGTGTAATATAAATAACTTTTTCACACTTAGTGTCAAGACTTCTTATCCGACATTTAGTCTCTATAACTCTTATAATATTCCGCTGCAAAGGGGATGCCTAACTTAGCTTGCGAAGGAGTGCGAGTTAAGTGGCACATGAGCTTGGTTTTCTAGTGTCAAAGTAACCAAGGCGTGACAAGTAGTATCAGAGCAGGTTCCTGCGAAGACCATACATTGCGGGGATGTCGGGTGTTGAAGCAACTAGTGCCATTAGTGGGACTGTGAATGTGCAGAAGGCAAAGGAGTCTACTAGTTCTCGGCTTGCGCGCTTGGGGGACGCTGTGGTAGAGCATTAAGGGGGGATTGAGGGAATGAGTGAAAAGGTGGAGAATATAAGTGATCAGGTCATGGCGTTGGATAATGGGGTGAGCGACCTTGTGAAGCAGGAAATGCAAGGTGCATTCAACGTTCTTGCAAGCTCATTTGAAGAAAGGCTTGATAAGAGGATGGATGAGAAGTTGGTTGCCCTAGTCTAGCCCCTCTTGAAGCGAATCGACGAGCTTCAAGAACAAATCGTGGTGTGTAGAGCTGCAGTGGCAGGGAGTGTCGTGCCATAATTAGAGAGGCATCAACTAGGATCAAGGTGCCTCAACCGCCTAAATTCAACGGGAGTAGGGACAAAAAGGAGATAAATAATTTCCTGTGGTGCGTCGAGCGTTACTTTGACGCTCTCCGAGTTGAAGACGATGCCAAGAAGATCACTACCGCCAGTATGTACCTTGTCGATGACGCAATCCTATGGTGGAGTTGTCGACAAACCGAGGTGAAGAAGGGACTATGCCAAATCAGGACATGGGACGAGTTCAAAGTAGACTTCAAAAAGCAGTTCTACCCCGATAATGCCGAGGAGGTTGCTTTGAAGAAGTTGTGGGAATTGCGACACACGGGGACCGTAAAAAATATGTGAAGAAATTCTCATCAATTCTCATCAACGGTGCTGGAGGTGTCGAGTATGCCCGAAAACTTATTGCTCATATACTTCATGGATGGGTTACAACGTTGGGCGGAACAAGAGTTAATACGCCACAACGTGAAGACCCTAAACGAGGCGATCGTGGCGGCGGATGTTAGTTTCATGAACCCCTAATTAGACTTCTTTAATTAGTTTATAATTTACTCATTAAATTAGAAGATGAAGATCTAGGTACAAGCAAAcactaataaacaaaataaggagaaGACAATTTCGTTAGAATGAGGAGGGGATGAAAAAGGGCACAAGTaaagtctcctaccttcacttgtttttGAGTTATAtcacaaaaggatgatcctcctaaaccTCAAGTGTAGAGGTCCTCCaaagattgcacccaagactcttACCCAAACACTAGtataaatattaactagatattttaTACTAGTGACCTTAAATGTAATCTTATATTAATCTAATTACTACCATAGTAATCTTGTGATTTTATTAGAATATTATCACAAATTTTGAATATAAAAACCAATTTttatgagagaggaagagagagttTTCATAAGAATAAGAATGAAAGGAAAATGAGAATCCTCTCTTATTTTGATGGGTGGGACGGTTTGCATGAGCTAGGGAAGAACAAATTTTTCTTCTCAAGGTTCCTTTTTGTCTTAACAAGAAGGCTAGGTCTAGGCCTAGAAATAAAATATGTTCTTAGTGTCATGATTGTGTCTTAAGCTACTTAAACACATTTGTCCACAACACTAATTTTCCCCCTCAATTTTTCGGTCCATTTCacataaaatggattccattttatctttcacaatttgtcaattgtcatataAAGTGTGACATGTGGCATATGACATGTTATTAGACAAtgtatgcatatttaacaaattaaatatcattacataatcAATAATTACACTTAACAATTTAAGTAGTAATTAACAATTGTATGTATATAAAATAGGTCATTTTGaatttagttaatataatctacaacaattTGTAATTATAGCTAACTAATTCTTCTTATCTccaatgtttcataaacattaatcaatttagtaatataacattttaattactaaattgaattttatttaatcatattacaataagatataaaactctctcttataaataaaatttgtttaatttaaggaattaattaatctgtatcgatatacaattaattaactttacagtttgggaatcgtcctttaggtgtgaccttaagggataaacggatcaccaccgtcaaacgatagtaatgtcaaactctagttagccaatcattaccgataaatgttgatcagttgactatataattgaatcatcccttatgtattcttattatgagatttgattatgtgatcgcactattgttgaggacacatactccaacagcgGAGTCCTTATACGAAGTGATAAGTTATCGAAGAACGGGCAAAGAGGCGGATAGAAGCCACGAGATTGGTGGGGGAGACCGCCAATCAAGAACCATCACGGGTGATGGTATGAGGGCCAAAGAAGCAACACAAACCCGGAGCCGTACGCAAGGACGCGACAAAAGTAAGACGTTCAACTGCTTCTTGTGCGGTGGGCCGCACATGGTCAGGGACTGCCCCCAAAAGGCAAAGCTTAACGCAATGGTGATGCGCTACAAAGATGAAGAGTCATCGGAGTCCCATGAACCAAGGAGGCTCGGGGCAATGAAACTTCGCAATACGGGGGTCGTGGACAATTCGACGGGACCGGGTACCGCGACAAAATTTGGCGTCGAGCTGACGTTAAAGGTTACTGGGGTCGTTAGCAAGGAGCCTTCGGGGCTGGATGCTACGACAAATTGTGAAGTCAAGCCGACTAAAAAGGCTAACGAGGTCGCGTACGAGGTGGCAGCAACAAATAAAGAGGCGAGACGCAAGTACCAGGGGAACTTGTTGACCGTCAATGGGGAGTTGAATGGTGTTAACTCGGGTGCTAATCGACTCAGGGCAACACACAACTACGTTGCCTTGAGAGTGGTTAGGGACATGGAAATTTGATATACCAAAACTGGGGCGAGTTGAAGGTAGTGAATTCTTCGGCTACGCCAATTTACGGGATGGCCTATGGAGTCCCAATCCGCTTGGAAATGTGGAAGGGAAAGGCCAAATTCATGATCGTTGATATAGACGATGAAGATGTTGTCCTTGGCATGGAGTTTATCGACTCAGTCAGGCATTCAAATTTGGGGATGGCGCGATCACAATCATGTCAAACGGAAGCGAGATTGAGATCAAGCTCGCACAACAGGAAGGCGATGCAAGGATCGCTTCCTTACGAGTGATTAAGGCGCCAATAAGAAGGCGTCAACCAAAGATTCAAGGATGGATTAACCCCGCGAGGCATCGGGAATTTGTTCAACAAGGGTGTTGTTATTGATGTACAACTAGATGACAGAAAACAACATATGAGCATGGTTATCGAGGATTGACCGTGACGAGGACGTCTACATCTTTGGTGGGGGAGAATGTCACGGCTGGCTTCATGTCCAACCGAGGTTCACGTGTTGGGTGCGCTTCAAAGCTCAAAGAATCAAGTTTCATGGAAAAATCTAGAAGGTTATAGAAGCATCTGGAAATGACTAGAGTGTCCTAAAAGATTCCAAAACATGGTAGAGtcttctagaatattctagagggGTTTGGAACATTCTAGAATAGTGTAAAGCAATCTAGAGTATTCTAGAAGtgtctagaatattctagaatagTGGGGAGTCTTCTGGGTTGTTCTAGATTGTTCTAGAGTATACTAGAATTGTCTAGAAGGGTCCAGAATATTCTAGTAGTACTAGAACATTCATGTACAAGGTAAAGATATCTGGTAGTGTTTGAGGAACATTATGGAAGTTTCTGGGGTTGTGATGTCTGGACCTAAGGTTCCGTTTCTAGAGAGTTCCATAGAAGTAGTATAAATAAGGGTAAGAAGCATAATTTGTCAATCATCCTACCAAATACACACACACCAAACATTGTATCCAAGTCTTGTAAATCTCTTAAAGTATTCAAGTGTAATATAAATAACCTTTTCATAATTAGTGTCAAGCCTTCTTATCCGACATTTAGTCTCTAtaagatggcggtgatcaactggtccctaaaggtcacacctataggatgtgtttgagagatgtggttatagaaatataatcacattgatgccttatatgactaaacagttagtcaatgtgttgatgagacaattatttaatgaagattaaataatattagttgagacgaattaactgtcaattcgtaaattgaatataataagttatatttaattaaatgtatgtaatgttagcttggacgaattaatctgttaattcgtaattaaatgtaatcggttatatttaatatcaacaagatgaatgtgtcatagtggtaatagtgagggtactcaaaccaagaggtcatgggttcgatcctcactagatgacaatttacacattttatacatttttggaataaccgaaaataagaagaaaattatcatcttattttcggatatgggacgagaaaaataaaaaaaaaagaaaatcctaccctaatccattcctatacacggtttataggggagTGGGGAGaggattttctaacctaatttttcctaaGCCATTCTTGCctccctctcatcagaaaaaacacaaaaaaaacctaaaattatttagttaatttttggatcgattctagcataatcaaa is a genomic window containing:
- the LOC141631599 gene encoding uncharacterized protein LOC141631599; this translates as MSEKVENISDQVMALDNGVSDLVKQEMQGAFNVLASSFEERLDKRMDEKEASTRIKVPQPPKFNGSRDKKEINNFLWCVERYFDALRVEDDAKKITTASMYLVDDAILWWSCRQTEVKKGLCQIRTWDEFKVDFKKQFYPDNAEEVALKKLWELRHTGTVKNM